In Candidatus Reconcilbacillus cellulovorans, the following proteins share a genomic window:
- a CDS encoding MFS transporter translates to MTTEHAAYSKKGVLIAGLLLAMLFGALNATIVGTAMPRIVGELGGLHLMTWLTTAYMLVATAIVPIAGKLADLLGRRVVYVTGLLVFIAGSALCGAAQTIHQLIAFRAVQGLGGGIMMPMALIIIGDLFSGKERARWQGVFGGMFGLASVIGPQLGGWIVDAWSWRGVFYINSPLGLLAMALIAIGLGPHKKSERPKFDIAGMLTMTVGVVSLLLALTLGGKEYAWDSWQIIGLFALSAVFLALFVVAENRAADPVLPIRLFRSKTFSVVNAIGFLMSVGMFGSIMFVPFFLQGVVGISPSASGTAMTPMMLALLVASVVGGQLVQKIGVRAQMALGMAVSAAGFALLATMDESTTLWTATVHMIVLGFGVGLVMPLLTLALQESFPKTELGVVTASSQFFRQIGGVFGMTVLGAVMNHQSSVDLSEKLGPVLQKLPPSPLVDEVAKKIAEEPQDLYGVLLSPEALAKIPEAMARTFVPILKSAMVDALHHVFWWGFAFVVLGALLTGFVGNIRLSDRRGEKRADVGAAVPAGNE, encoded by the coding sequence ATGACGACCGAACACGCGGCGTATTCGAAAAAAGGCGTGCTGATCGCCGGCCTGCTTCTGGCGATGCTGTTCGGCGCGTTGAACGCGACGATCGTCGGCACGGCGATGCCGCGCATCGTCGGGGAGCTCGGCGGTCTGCATCTGATGACGTGGTTGACGACGGCCTATATGCTTGTGGCGACCGCGATCGTGCCGATCGCCGGCAAACTGGCCGACTTGCTCGGCCGGCGCGTCGTCTACGTGACCGGTCTGCTCGTGTTCATCGCCGGCTCGGCGCTGTGCGGCGCGGCGCAGACGATCCATCAGCTGATCGCGTTTCGCGCCGTGCAGGGGCTTGGCGGCGGCATTATGATGCCGATGGCGCTCATCATCATCGGCGACTTGTTTTCCGGCAAAGAACGGGCGCGGTGGCAGGGCGTGTTCGGCGGCATGTTCGGCCTGGCGTCGGTCATCGGGCCGCAGCTCGGCGGCTGGATCGTCGACGCGTGGAGCTGGCGCGGCGTGTTTTACATCAATTCGCCGCTCGGTCTGCTGGCGATGGCTTTGATCGCGATCGGCCTCGGTCCCCACAAGAAGAGCGAACGGCCGAAGTTCGACATCGCTGGCATGTTGACGATGACGGTCGGCGTCGTCAGCTTGTTGCTTGCCTTGACGTTGGGCGGCAAGGAATACGCGTGGGATTCTTGGCAAATTATTGGCTTGTTCGCGTTGTCCGCTGTTTTTCTGGCGCTGTTTGTTGTCGCGGAAAATCGAGCGGCGGATCCGGTGCTGCCGATCCGGCTGTTCCGAAGCAAAACGTTTTCGGTCGTCAACGCGATCGGGTTTCTGATGAGCGTCGGCATGTTCGGGTCGATCATGTTCGTGCCGTTTTTCCTGCAGGGCGTCGTCGGCATCAGCCCGTCGGCGTCGGGCACGGCGATGACGCCGATGATGCTCGCGCTGCTCGTCGCCAGCGTCGTCGGCGGACAGCTCGTGCAGAAGATCGGCGTGCGCGCCCAGATGGCGCTCGGCATGGCGGTGAGCGCGGCCGGATTTGCGCTGCTTGCCACGATGGACGAATCGACGACGCTCTGGACGGCGACCGTGCACATGATCGTGCTCGGATTCGGCGTCGGCCTCGTCATGCCGCTTCTGACGCTGGCGCTGCAGGAAAGTTTTCCGAAGACGGAGCTGGGCGTCGTCACCGCGTCGAGCCAGTTTTTCCGCCAGATCGGCGGTGTGTTCGGCATGACGGTGCTCGGTGCGGTGATGAACCATCAGTCGTCGGTCGATCTGTCCGAAAAGCTCGGCCCGGTTCTGCAAAAGCTTCCGCCTTCGCCGCTGGTGGACGAGGTGGCGAAAAAAATCGCCGAGGAGCCGCAGGATTTGTACGGCGTTTTGCTGAGCCCCGAAGCGCTCGCCAAAATTCCGGAGGCGATGGCGCGGACGTTCGTGCCGATTTTGAAATCGGCGATGGTCGACGCGCTGCATCACGTGTTCTGGTGGGGGTTCGCGTTTGTGGTGCTCGGCGCGCTGCTGACCGGGTTCGTCGGCAACATCCGGTTGTCCGACCGGCGCGGGGAAAAGCGCGCGGACGTCGGCGCTGCGGTTCCCGCGGGAAATGAATGA
- a CDS encoding sulfatase encodes MEHPGKRASRVEIVLARCWNVLNEGKPFTPVMALGVAIAYFVAVGGFSDGSSARAVAVGLAATLPLFVVFYTFDFPLFLRNYLWLPVVAFALLRPGVDVVLWLVVAAVYFFFTVFVWGTLYYRLRIGTPWTNFRHFWKLVLKNSDSTSGNAQEQLPKLLLLTAWWDHFRRVDALSGGWPADELYLAVGFAAGLAVYAWWLHRSLFDWKPAQYRGYVRDREPPAPAEPPADRVVVVVIDGMRKDRFFEAHTPVMDVLRRDGTEFVRMETVYPARTVVCFSSMMTGTYPEEHGIRSNMVWRLGVRVETIFDALRKVGKKGRLLGIAHLIDAMGDDVDSVTAVMPNDEADRRIMERAIRIMEEECPDLLVVQLIATDQTGHSLGVFSDAYVRKIEEADALIGAFVDWLRGRGLWERTALVVCADHGQSDGIGGHAHLDEGERYVPFWMCGSGIARGRVVERRHSIVSLAATIAWLLGVPYPSHARGPVLWEALAEAEEGVKPAVDAMEPVGKA; translated from the coding sequence TTGGAACATCCAGGCAAGCGGGCGTCGCGCGTGGAAATCGTGTTGGCGCGCTGCTGGAATGTTTTAAATGAAGGAAAACCGTTCACGCCGGTGATGGCGCTCGGCGTCGCGATCGCGTATTTTGTGGCGGTCGGCGGTTTTTCGGACGGATCGTCGGCCCGCGCGGTGGCTGTCGGGTTGGCGGCGACGCTGCCGCTTTTCGTCGTTTTTTACACGTTTGATTTTCCGCTGTTTTTGCGCAATTATTTGTGGCTTCCCGTCGTCGCGTTCGCGCTGCTTCGGCCGGGCGTCGACGTGGTGCTGTGGCTGGTCGTCGCGGCGGTCTATTTCTTTTTTACGGTGTTCGTGTGGGGGACGCTGTATTACCGGCTGCGGATCGGGACGCCGTGGACGAATTTCCGGCATTTCTGGAAGCTTGTTTTGAAAAACAGCGATTCGACGAGCGGCAACGCGCAGGAGCAGTTGCCGAAGCTTCTCCTGCTGACGGCGTGGTGGGACCATTTCCGGCGTGTGGACGCGTTGTCGGGCGGCTGGCCGGCGGACGAGCTGTATTTGGCCGTCGGTTTTGCGGCGGGGCTGGCCGTCTACGCATGGTGGCTGCACCGCAGCCTATTCGACTGGAAACCGGCGCAATACCGCGGCTATGTGCGCGACCGGGAGCCGCCGGCGCCGGCGGAACCGCCCGCGGACCGGGTCGTCGTCGTCGTGATCGACGGCATGCGCAAGGACCGGTTTTTCGAGGCGCATACGCCGGTCATGGACGTGCTGCGCCGCGACGGGACGGAGTTCGTTCGAATGGAGACGGTGTATCCCGCGCGCACGGTCGTCTGTTTCTCGTCGATGATGACGGGCACGTATCCGGAAGAGCACGGCATCCGCTCGAACATGGTGTGGCGGCTCGGCGTACGGGTGGAAACGATCTTCGACGCGCTGCGGAAAGTCGGGAAAAAGGGGCGGCTGCTCGGCATCGCGCATCTGATCGATGCGATGGGCGACGACGTGGACAGCGTGACGGCGGTCATGCCGAACGACGAGGCGGACCGGCGCATTATGGAGCGGGCGATCCGGATCATGGAAGAAGAATGTCCGGATTTGCTCGTCGTGCAACTGATCGCGACCGACCAGACCGGCCACAGTCTCGGCGTGTTCAGCGACGCGTACGTGCGGAAAATCGAGGAGGCCGACGCGCTGATCGGCGCGTTCGTCGACTGGTTGCGCGGCCGCGGGCTGTGGGAGCGGACGGCGCTTGTGGTGTGCGCCGACCACGGGCAGTCGGACGGCATCGGCGGCCACGCCCATCTGGACGAGGGGGAACGGTATGTGCCGTTCTGGATGTGCGGCAGCGGGATCGCGCGCGGACGGGTCGTGGAGCGTCGCCACAGCATCGTGTCGCTGGCGGCGACGATCGCATGGCTGCTCGGCGTGCCGTATCCGTCGCACGCTCGCGGGCCGGTACTGTGGGAAGCGTTGGCGGAAGCGGAGGAAGGCGTGAAACCGGCAGTCGACGCGATGGAGCCGGTCGGTAAAGCTTAG
- a CDS encoding oxidoreductase produces the protein MTLSDAWVAERSDDGGVRLVRRRVPVPEPAEGELLIRVAWSSVNYKDALAATIPDRIIRRYPLVPGIDLAGTVEASRDSRFREGDAVIATGYELGVLRHGGFAEWAVVPADWAVPLPEGLTLREAMALGTAGFTAALCVRALEHYGLRPDRGPVLVTGATGGVGSIAVQILSGLGYDVVAATGKPDARPYLLALGASEIVPREELTAGEPKPLRSQRWAAAVDTVGGGVLAAVLASIRYGGAVAACGLAGGAELATTVYPFILRGVGLLGIDSVYTDMGVRKEIWRLLAGPWKPPRLDLIAADIMMDDIPQLIKRMLAGHFRGRAVVHMKETAYSN, from the coding sequence ATGACGCTCTCCGACGCCTGGGTGGCCGAACGTTCGGACGACGGCGGCGTGCGACTCGTCCGACGGCGTGTCCCCGTCCCAGAGCCGGCCGAAGGCGAACTGCTCATCCGCGTCGCCTGGTCGTCCGTCAACTACAAGGACGCTCTGGCGGCGACGATTCCCGACCGCATCATCCGGCGATACCCCCTTGTCCCCGGCATCGATCTGGCCGGTACGGTGGAAGCGTCCCGAGACAGCCGCTTCCGCGAAGGCGACGCCGTCATCGCCACGGGGTACGAGCTCGGCGTCCTACGCCACGGCGGTTTCGCCGAATGGGCGGTCGTTCCTGCCGACTGGGCCGTCCCGCTGCCCGAAGGATTGACGCTCCGCGAGGCGATGGCGCTCGGCACGGCCGGCTTCACCGCGGCGCTCTGCGTCCGCGCGCTCGAACATTACGGCCTTCGGCCCGACCGCGGACCGGTGCTCGTCACCGGCGCGACGGGCGGCGTCGGCAGTATCGCCGTCCAGATTCTCTCCGGTCTCGGGTACGACGTCGTCGCCGCGACGGGCAAGCCGGACGCGCGCCCCTATTTGCTCGCCCTCGGCGCAAGCGAAATCGTGCCGCGTGAAGAGCTGACGGCCGGCGAACCGAAACCGCTCCGCTCTCAGCGCTGGGCAGCCGCCGTAGACACCGTCGGCGGCGGGGTACTCGCCGCCGTGCTCGCATCGATCCGGTACGGCGGCGCGGTCGCCGCGTGCGGTCTTGCCGGCGGGGCGGAACTGGCGACGACGGTATACCCGTTTATTTTGCGCGGTGTCGGACTGCTCGGTATCGACTCGGTCTACACCGACATGGGCGTTCGAAAGGAAATCTGGCGTTTGCTCGCCGGTCCCTGGAAGCCGCCTCGACTCGACCTGATTGCCGCCGATATAATGATGGACGACATTCCGCAGCTGATTAAGAGGATGCTTGCAGGACATTTTCGCGGGAGGGCGGTTGTACATATGAAAGAAACAGCTTATTCTAATTAA
- a CDS encoding metal-dependent phosphohydrolase produces MPEIRDPIHGFIELSDEEMEIIDSAPFQRLRRIRQLATTYLVYPSAEHTRFPHSLGVMHVATLIFDKVIQKQKRDGVLDWNQEQIDAYRQKLRLAALLHDLGHGPFSHLGDRLFHPSVKTHENMAAKLVEETELAEKIDRIGEKHGFNAKHIASLIRGAVFKAEDQLLVSIFASELDADKMDYLLRDSLFAGVKYGYFDLDRVLNVVNLFPKDGTWLLGFESDGLEAVEALILARYFMYKQVYFHRTRRMYDYILEKVVRGFLKDKFGDECFPQNPDEFLSLDDESIFQYAKASSQKNSWAGRFLRREHFREVWSSDRLADTFADSREYDEQVAQMLKGYYKEDQVFVDRFVKAPIRFADEDNSPTIHIIDRKDQTVTYSLREMASVVSKLEDPIYVFRVYAEEKIAQDVYYRIKKIYHVFKK; encoded by the coding sequence TTGCCTGAAATTCGCGACCCTATTCATGGATTTATTGAATTAAGCGACGAAGAGATGGAAATCATCGATTCCGCTCCCTTTCAGCGATTAAGGCGTATTCGGCAGCTGGCCACCACTTATTTGGTATACCCGTCCGCGGAACATACCCGTTTTCCGCATTCGCTCGGCGTCATGCACGTCGCGACCCTAATCTTCGACAAGGTGATTCAAAAGCAGAAGAGGGATGGTGTGCTGGACTGGAATCAGGAACAAATTGATGCCTATCGTCAAAAGTTGAGACTTGCCGCTCTTCTTCACGATCTGGGGCACGGTCCGTTTTCCCATCTGGGCGATCGTTTGTTTCATCCTTCCGTGAAGACGCATGAAAATATGGCGGCCAAACTGGTCGAAGAAACGGAACTTGCGGAAAAGATCGATCGTATCGGAGAGAAACACGGTTTTAACGCCAAACATATCGCCTCGCTGATCCGCGGAGCGGTCTTTAAAGCAGAGGATCAGTTGCTGGTCAGTATTTTCGCGTCTGAGCTGGATGCCGATAAAATGGATTATCTGTTGAGAGACTCTTTGTTTGCCGGCGTGAAATACGGATATTTCGACCTGGATCGGGTTTTGAACGTCGTCAATCTTTTTCCGAAAGACGGGACATGGTTGCTCGGTTTCGAAAGCGACGGTCTTGAAGCAGTCGAGGCATTAATATTGGCAAGATATTTTATGTATAAACAGGTTTATTTCCATAGAACCAGAAGAATGTACGACTATATTCTAGAAAAGGTAGTAAGAGGATTTCTGAAGGATAAATTTGGAGACGAGTGTTTTCCTCAAAACCCGGATGAATTCTTGTCTTTGGACGATGAATCGATCTTCCAATATGCCAAAGCGTCTTCTCAGAAGAACTCATGGGCCGGACGCTTCCTGAGACGTGAACATTTCCGGGAAGTTTGGTCATCGGATCGGCTTGCGGATACATTTGCCGACTCTCGGGAATATGATGAACAGGTTGCTCAAATGCTTAAAGGATACTACAAGGAAGATCAGGTATTCGTGGACCGGTTCGTCAAAGCTCCAATCCGGTTTGCGGATGAAGACAACAGCCCCACGATTCATATCATCGATCGAAAAGACCAGACGGTTACGTATTCGTTGCGGGAAATGGCGTCGGTCGTTTCCAAACTGGAAGATCCGATATATGTGTTTCGAGTATATGCAGAAGAAAAGATAGCACAGGATGTCTATTATCGTATCAAGAAAATATACCATGTTTTTAAAAAATAA
- a CDS encoding sporulation protein SpoOM: protein MSFFQRMLASVGIGAAKVDTRLETPRLRPGDEVRGTVFIRGGSVEQRIDGIYLQLMTRYIVEKDDHKIPQTAIIGKFRITEPLVVRPNETIDLPFSFVLPLDTPTTRGGTPVWLKTGLDIDNAVDPTDHDHIEVDPHPYAQAVLDAVQSLGFRLRKAQCEYASRLGGRLPFVQEFEFAPPPAYRGRLEELELVFFLRPTGVDVWLEIDRRARGLLGMLESALELDERMQRLSFDEAELRDPRTVAHRLRSAIDAHMR from the coding sequence ATGTCCTTCTTCCAGCGCATGCTGGCCAGCGTCGGCATCGGCGCGGCTAAAGTCGACACGCGGCTCGAAACGCCGCGCCTAAGACCCGGCGACGAAGTGCGCGGAACGGTCTTCATCCGCGGCGGATCGGTCGAACAACGGATCGACGGCATTTATTTGCAACTGATGACCCGGTACATCGTCGAGAAAGACGATCACAAAATTCCGCAAACCGCGATCATCGGCAAATTCCGGATCACCGAACCGCTCGTCGTCCGGCCGAATGAAACGATCGACCTTCCCTTCTCCTTCGTACTGCCGCTCGATACGCCGACGACCCGCGGCGGGACGCCGGTCTGGCTGAAAACCGGCCTGGACATCGACAACGCCGTCGACCCGACCGACCATGATCACATCGAAGTCGACCCGCATCCCTATGCACAGGCCGTTCTCGACGCCGTTCAATCGCTCGGCTTCCGGCTGCGCAAGGCCCAGTGCGAATACGCTTCGCGCCTCGGCGGCCGGTTGCCGTTTGTTCAAGAATTCGAGTTCGCCCCGCCGCCCGCCTATCGCGGCCGCCTGGAAGAACTCGAACTCGTGTTTTTCCTGCGGCCGACGGGCGTCGACGTGTGGCTGGAAATCGACCGGCGGGCGAGAGGCTTACTCGGCATGCTCGAGTCGGCGCTGGAGCTCGACGAGCGTATGCAGCGACTGTCGTTCGATGAAGCCGAGCTGCGCGATCCGAGGACGGTTGCCCACCGATTGCGGAGCGCAATCGATGCACATATGCGATAA